From a region of the Xyrauchen texanus isolate HMW12.3.18 chromosome 47, RBS_HiC_50CHRs, whole genome shotgun sequence genome:
- the LOC127639076 gene encoding RAD9, HUS1, RAD1-interacting nuclear orphan protein 1-like codes for MPRTLRKKRLVNPHKSQLLFIEGPINGPKHDYGPQLRSAIHPRTFVSEKQRQNDALCTSWVSPQFNSLETKAVSRGRKIQMTTRCISNSTSVLSLPQQHRKTTVCKYPPLSFEESMPVAQQQCKNLHTKTALRVTKKVERLQNKSYRLVSSDNRKETLAETPRRIPSIQRGVDRMTATRVERSTKSRHTAVSKKMHFHPNSRGATEGYIHTPLSNGSQTPNTSSVPAPPNVETPEMAHCSSTSSPDVLHILFPQSQPKTPPHTLNTSILVKDTPEKDYGLKVTWRRRKALMKLLINKGQLLLTDAGVVNEWI; via the exons ATGCCCCGCACTTTACGTAAAAAGAGACTGGTGAACCCACACAAATCTCAACTGCTGTTTATAGAGGGGCCCATTAATGGACCAAAGCATGACTATGGACCACAACTACGAAGTGCCATTCATCCCAGGACATTTGTGTCCGAGAAACAACGGCAAAATGATGCATTATGTACTTCTTGG GTGTCTCCACAGTTTAATTCGCTGGAGACCAAAGCTGTTAGTCGAGGGAGGAAGATTCAGATGACTACGAGATGTATCTCAAATTCAACCTCAGTCTTGTCATTGCCTCAACAACATAGAAAAACAACAGTTTGCAAATATCCTCCTTTGTCCTTCGAGGAATCGATGCCTGTTGCACAGCAACAGTGCAAAAATCTTCATACAAAAACAGCCCTTCGAGTAACCAAAAAAGTTGAGCGTTTGCAGAATAAGAGCTACAGGCTGGTTTCATCAGACAATCGTAAAGAGACGCTTGCAGAAACACCAAGACGGATCCCCTCTATTCAGAGAGGGGTGGATAGAATGACCGCCACACGTGTTGAACGATCCACAAAATCCAGGCATACAGCGGTTTCAAAGAAGATGCATTTCCACCCAAATTCTAGAGGGGCAACTGAGGGTTACATTCATACCCCATTGTCAAATGGAAGCCAGACACCCAACACAAGCTCCGTTCCTGCACCCCCAAATGTAGAGACCCCAGAAATGGCACATTGTTCCAGCACTTCTTCACCCGATGTTCTCCACATTCTCTTTCCCCAAAGCCAGCCAAAGACTCCCCCGCATACTCTGAACACAAGCATCCTAGTTAAGGACACCCCTGAAAAAGACTATGGGCTCAAGGTAACATGGAGACGTAGGAAAGCATTGATGAAATTATTGATAAACAAAGGACAGCTCCTTCTCACAGATGCAGGAGTTGTGAATGAGTGGATTTAG
- the LOC127639077 gene encoding peroxisome assembly protein 26-like: MRSSSSVSLAAGHSSSSVRLISPLAAAVDAAIEYLMVKKDFQAALDTSETGLESLSSTGEQEESCFKHGELKAALTIVGIQALAELNQWHGVLTWVLQQYEPEKIPAKIIQMCILLYVKVNDRSLMKDTVCNWLHCSGNMSQTGFSTVAELYLQHILVPMGQTSEALQFLDSDVGQIAFTEEQRQAAHSLVNLQNETNATLSNPHPESVATTSVSQQDMLTQRLNSVMRLFQRGFSVARARIRSISLRRVFLALLLLYLLLVRIDPALPSAFPLVLHLHGLLQQTWNTMFGPYYRDNACN, from the exons ATGAGGAGCAGTTCGTCCGTGTCTCTGGCTGCTGGTCACAGTTCGAGCTCGGTTCGGTTGATCAGCCCGTTAGCCGCTGCTGTTGACGCTGCCATTGAATATTTAATGGTAAAGAAAGACTTTCAGGCTGCTCTGGACACGTCTGAGACAGGACTGGAGAGTTTGAGCTCTACTGGAGAACAGGAGGAGAGTTG CTTCAAGCATGGAGAATTGAAAGCAGCTTTGACTATAGTGGGGATTCAAGCATTGGCTGAACTCAATCAGTGGCATGGAGTGCTAACATGGGTTCTACAGCAATATGAACCAGAGAAAATCCCTGCCAAAATTATCCAGATGTG CATTCTGCTTTATGTGAAAGTTAATGATCGGTCATTGATGAAGGATACAGTCTGTAATTGGTTGCACTGCTCTGGGAACATGAGCCAAACAGGGTTCAGCACTGTGGCTGAACTGTACCTCCAGCACATACTGGTACCAATGGGCCAAACATCTGAAGCTCTTCAGTTTCTGGACAGTGATGTGGGTCAAATCGCCTTCACTGAGGAACAAAGACAGGCTGCCCATAGTTTAGTGAACCTACAAAATGAGACAAATGCAACATTGTCCAATCCACATCCTGAATCTGTAGCGACAACTAGTGTTTCACAACAAG ATATGTTGACGCAGCGGCTGAATTCTGTAATGAGGTTGTTTCAAAGAGGGTTCTCAGTAGCCAGAGCGAGAATTAGATCTATCTCTTTGCGAAGAGTTTTCCTGGCTTTATTACTGCTATACCTGCTTCTTGTCCGTATTGATCCAG CTCTACCTTCAGCATTCCCATTAGTGCTCCACTTACATGGACTTCTTCAGCAGACTTGGAACACCATGTTTGGACCCTATTACAGAGACAACGCCTGTAATTAG